A single Corvus hawaiiensis isolate bCorHaw1 chromosome 26, bCorHaw1.pri.cur, whole genome shotgun sequence DNA region contains:
- the ABRA gene encoding actin-binding Rho-activating protein encodes MAADSNMAPEEKPSTAPVKRAVHKIRMASQVFSLARGWQQWASDHHIKQEQEPSGWVPTAESSSVQPVQESSFQKWQIPSVKRDQEKDDEKSLAKKWVTIRDAEKKSRESDEALKMFSIKSKEVTKTVVSKAYERGGDVSLLSERYENNNSSSEMTKLKEESSAIDKILSSKLPSTIRRKCSNVVSELTKGWEKMEEEDKDGAKEELLLKCRDDSLDAQDSGYGEAEDKLEQEDSDREVTAVRIKRPVQSLASRLGEEARSKARRKCSAVRSLKDRWQEWADQHIITQKLNPFSEEFDHELAMSTRLHKGDEGYGHPKEGTKTAERAKRAEEHIHREIRDMCFIIESMARPRPDGKIQVTFGELFDRYVRISDKVVGILMRARKHGLVDFEGEMLWQGRDDNVIITLLK; translated from the exons TCCGAATGGCCAGCCAGGTCTTCAGCTTGGCACGAGGTTGGCAGCAGTGGGCATCTGACCACCACATAAAGCAAGAGCAAGAGCCCTCTGGATGGGTCCCCACTGCAGAAAGCTCATCAGTTCAGCCTGTACAAGAAAGTTCCTTTCAAAAATGGCAAATTCCATCTGTCAAGAGGGACCAAgaaaaagatgatgaaaaatCCTTAGCAAAGAAATGGGTGACAATAagagatgctgaaaaaaaatcaagggaaTCAGATGAAGCCCTCAAAATGTTCAGCATTAAAAGCAAAGAGGTGACCAAAACAGTTGTCAGCAAAGCCTACGAACGAGGGGGTGATGTCAGCCTCCTCAGTGAAAGATACGAGAACAACAACAGCAGCTCCGAGATGACCAAACTCAAAGAAGAATCAAGTGCTATTGACAAAATTCTTAGCAGCAAATTACCTTCAACCATAAGGAGAAAGTGTTCAAACGTGGTATCAGAGCTGACCAAGGGCTGGGAGAAGATGGAAGAAGAGGACAAAGATGGGGCCAAGGAAGAGCTGCTCCTTAAGTGCCGTGATGACAGCCTGGATGCCCAGGACAGTGGCTATGGGGAAGCAGAGGACAAGCTCGAGCAGGAAGACAGTGACCGGGAAGTGACAGCTGTGAGGATTAAACGGCCTGTACAATCTCT CGCCAGCCGGCTGGGCGAGGAGGCGCGGAGCAAGGCGCGCAGGAAATGCAGCGCCGTGCGCAGCCTCAAGGACAGGTGGCAGGAATGGGCCGACCAGCACATCATAACGCAGAAGCTGAACCCCTTCAGCGAGGAGTTTGACCATGAGCTGGCCATGTCCACGCGCCTGCACAAAGGAGATGAAGGATACGGCCATCCCAAGGAAGGAACCAAAACCGCTGAGAGAGCCAAGAGAGCTGAGGAGCACATCCACCGGGAGATCAGGGACATGTGCTTCATCATTGAATCCATGGCTAGGCCACGGCCCGACGGCAAGATCCAAGTCACTTTTGGGGAACTCTTCGACAGATATGTTCGTATTTCAGATAAGGTTGTTGGGATTCTGATGAGAGCCAGGAAACACGGGCTGGTGGACTTTGAGGGAGAAATGTTATGGCAAGGAAGGGATGATAATGTCATAAttactttattaaaataa